One window from the genome of Yarrowia lipolytica chromosome 1B, complete sequence encodes:
- a CDS encoding uncharacterized protein (Compare to YALI0B10087g, some similarities with KLLA0B09350g Kluyveromyces lactis IPF 7260.1), producing MKLSNPTLIAILGTLVSAAPVDVEVESPESRYSNYAYPSSDYHYSMEAANENHPTLHHRQIYQRNGHLYVGGNPQGYSEDGQPADWPWNPAHKDLKVANQNRPFVVFIDSQGNLNAENDDDSEQYHITIDPSTSAMRINVGDSPSHTSDRHWGVDRTFNQMSTARRNFKTDQSDAIAYACVINRSPDQRWQAARNPTYDQKYEDIQSEESEAEVGDATKEFSYTETNKKQIWYKETDVDSPPSDTKYTPPQYSAPPNNEYKTRPAVDPEYQLYMSPDTRFACPNGERAITVQLQGRDQTGHSIRNPFSLVADRSSSQLDGMVVTVDRDGQTWLQNTSTAKRRALSANIAFHGQLVDVNENKFMYAHPDNQALRLGQAHNVAQGAVAFGVTSNDSGNVLMMNDSERAFVCLSNPDAQGFKLFWGKIDQVVCAGGAPTAVRLVAKYE from the coding sequence ATGAAACTGTCCAACCCCACCCTTATCGCCATTCTGGGCACCCTGgtgtctgctgctcccgtCGACGTGGAGGTAGAGTCCCCCGAGTCTCGGTACTCCAACTACGCCTACCCTTCCTCGGACTACCACTACTCCATGGAGGCTGCCAATGAGAACCACCCCactctccaccaccgacaGATCTACCAGCGAAACGGCCATCTGTACGTTGGAGGTAACCCCCAGGGGTACTCTGAGGATGGTCAGCCCGCCGACTGGCCCTGGAACCCTGCCCACAAGGATCTCAAGGTTGCCAACCAGAACCGACCGTTCGTGGTTTTCATCGACTCCCAGGGCAACCTGAACGCCGAGAACGACGATGATTCCGAGCAATACCACATCACGATCGATCCCTCCACCTCGGCGATGCGAATCAACGTTGGCGACTCGCCCAGCCATACTTCGGACCGACATTGGGGTGTGGATCGAACCTTCAACCAGATGTCCACTGCCCGACGTAACTTCAAGACGGACCAGTCGGACGCCATTGCCTATGCCTGTGTCATCAACCGAAGCCCCGACCAGCGATGGCAGGCAGCCCGAAACCCCACCTACGATCAGAAGTACGAGGACATTCAGTCTGAGGAATCTGAGGCCGAGGTCGGTGATGCCACCAAGGAGTTCAGCTACACAGagaccaacaagaagcagatcTGGTACAAGGAGACGGACGTTGATTCTCCTCCCTCAGACACTAAATacactcctcctcagtATTCTGCGCCTCCTAACAACGAGTACAAGACTCGGCCAGCCGTGGACCCCGAGTACCAGTTGTACATGTCGCCCGATACTCGATTTGCCTGTCCCAACGGCGAGCGAGCCATCACCGTCCAGCTCCAGGGTCGGGACCAGACCGGCCACTCAATTCGAAACCCCTTTAGCCTTGTTGCCGAtcgatcttcttctcagctcGACGGCATGGTTGTCACGGTTGATCGAGATGGCCAGACATGGCTCCAGAACACCTCCACTGCCAAGAGACGAGCTTTGTCCGCCAACATTGCTTTCCACGGTCAGCTGGTCGACGTCAACGAGAACAAGTTCATGTACGCTCACCCCGATAACCAGGCTCTGCGACTGGGTCAGGCCCATAACGTTGCCCAAGGCGCTGTTGCGTTTGGCGTGACTTCCAACGACTCTGGAAACGTGCTCATGATGAACGACTCCGAGCGTGCTTTTGTGTGTCTGTCCAACCCCGATGCCCAGGGCTTCAAGCTCTTCTGGGGCAAAATTGACCAGGTGGTGTGTGCCGGAGGCGCTCCTACCGCCGTTCGACTGGTGgccaagtacgagtaa
- a CDS encoding uncharacterized protein (Compare to YALI0B10109g, no similarity), which yields MLFTNLVLAALAVAAPVAQTADSTADISKQPKYKYPESDFYFNLISDDGQVTVNSSGLTLGYTGKDTSASGNEFNIDDDGFLNYNNKEYVYSGHIAFDHTNKAVLVPGKGNPDNKSDSSPFSVNDAFGKNLLAFDSYPVAWGCPGFNGTYDIYRYGCGSNCPKNEKGDDKGIAKPLFVNELPGYSYRRPFALESQDMLQLAVVDDGIEAQHGNFSKWNLAYNGQLVELGSSRFVKVDDQGKFTLTAPNDIGAASTGFMKVGDKLMYNTNDGFHLETIGDQLYSVYADGDDHLKIVEILRH from the coding sequence atgCTTTTCACCAATCTCGTCCTCGCAGCTCTGGCGGTtgctgctcctgttgcCCAGACAGCAGACTCAACCGCAGATATCTCTAAACAgcccaagtacaagtaccccgAGTCCGACTTCTACTTCAATCTGATTTCCGACGATGGGCAAGTCACCGTCAACTCGAGTGGCCTGACACTGGGATACACCGGCAAGGACACTTCGGCCTCTGGAAACGAGTTCAACATTGATGACGACGGGTTCctcaactacaacaacaaggagtaCGTCTACAGCGGCCACATTGCATTCGACCATACCAACAAGGCCGTTCTGGTGCCTGGAAAGGGTAATCCTGACAACAAGAGCGACTCTTCCCCCTTTTCTGTCAACGACGCCTTTGGAAAGAACCTCCTAGCCTTCGACTCTTACCCCGTAGCCTGGGGATGTCCTGGCTTCAACGGCACCTATGATATCTACAGATACGGTTGCGGCAGTAACTGTCCAAAGAACGAAAAGGGAGACGACAAGGGTATCGCCAAGCCTCTGTTTGTGAACGAGCTGCCCGGATACTCGTACCGAAGGCCCTTTGCTCTCGAGAGCCAGGACATGTTGCAGCTTGCTGTGGTAGATGATGGTATCGAGGCGCAACATGGAAACTTCTCCAAATGGAACCTGGCTTACAATGGTCAACTGGTGGAGCTTGGAAGCAGTCGATTCGTCAAGGTCGACGACCAGGGAAAGTTCACTCTGACTGCTCCTAACGATATTGGAGCTGCTTCTACCGGTTTCATGAAAGTCGGAGATAAGTTGATGTACAACACCAACGATGGCTTCCACCTGGAGACCATTGGTGACCAGCTGTATTCTGTTTATGCTGACGGAGACGACCATCTCAAGATCGTGGAGATTCTGAGACACTAA
- a CDS encoding uncharacterized protein (Compare to YALI0B10131g, similar to uniprot|P38256 Saccharomyces cerevisiae YBR096w Hypothetical 27.1 kDa protein), producing MHLVVKALVAAFLVVNAKNITFSWHIRFFYYFYRYCVLPKWLGYGVKDKPASPFAERRYDTRCTLMECDINVHKSNSTYFADLDIARSDLMIWLLNKFLRDTHKANGRWAYVPVGSVYCNFKKEIKPLQRYTIVSRVLGWNQKWLIVESRFEIGSKKSPVVAATALTKYVVKDKRKTIPPSEAFKMTGFSEGQCAEGLVRFEKMQSFMDVEAIEVQGE from the coding sequence atgcATCTGGTGGTCAAGGCTCTCGTGGCGGCGTTTCTGGTGGTCAATGCCAAGAACATCACCTTTTCGTGGCACATTCGCTTCTTCTACTACTTTTACCGGTACTGTGTGCTTCCCAAATGGCTGGGGTACGGTGTCAAGGATAAGCCCGCGTCTCCGTTTGCAGAGCGGCGATATGACACGCGGTGCACGCTGATGGAGTGCGACATCAACGTACACAAGAGCAACTCGACCTATTTTGCCGATCTGGACATTGCTCGAAGTGATCTCATGATCTGgctgctcaacaagttCCTGCGAGACACCCACAAGGCCAACGGACGATGGGCCTATGTTCCGGTGGGCTCTGTATACTGTaacttcaagaaggagatcaagcCGCTGCAAAGGTACACAATTGTGTCGCGAGTTCTGGGCTGGAACCAGAAGTGGCTGATTGTGGAGTCTCGGTTTGAGATTGGATCCAAGAAGAGCCCGGTCGTGGCTGCCACTGCGCTGACCAAGTACGtggtcaaggacaagagAAAGACCATTCCTCCTTCCGAGGCGTTCAAGATGACTGGATTCAGTGAAGGTCAGTGTGCTGAGGGCCTCGTGCGGTTTGAGAAGATGCAGAGCTTTATGGATGTGGAGGCGATCGAGGTTCAGGGAGAGTAA
- a CDS encoding uncharacterized protein (Compare to YALI0B10153g, similar to uniprot|Q9HF05 Emericella nidulans Oleate delta-12 desaturase): MDSTTQTNTGTGKVAVQPPTAFIKPIEKVSEPVYDTFGNEFTPPDYSIKDILDAIPQECYKRSYVKSYSYVARDCFFIAVFAYMAYAYLPLIPSASGRAVAWAMYSIVQGLFGTGLWVLAHECGHSAFSDSNTVNNVTGWVLHSSMLVPYYAWKLTHSMHHKSTGHLTRDMVFVPKDRKEFMENRGAHDWSELAEDAPLMTLYGLITQQVFGWPLYLLSNVTGQKYPKLNKWAVNHFNPNAPLFEKKDWFNIWISNVGIGITMSVIAYSINRWGLASVTLYYLIPYLWVNHWLVAITYLQHTDPTLPHYHADQWNFTRGAAATIDREFGFIGSFCFHDIIETHVLHHYVSRIPFYNARIATEKIKKVMGKHYRHDDTNFIKSLYTVARTCQFVEGKEGIQMFRNVNGVGVAPDGLPSKK, from the coding sequence ATGGATTCGACCACGCAGACCAACACCGGCACCGGCAAGGTGGCCGTGCAGCCCCCCACGGCCTTCATTAAGCCCATTGAGAAGGTGTCCGAGCCCGTCTACGACACCTTTGGCAACGAGTtcactcctccagactACTCTATCAAGGATATTCTGGATGCCATTCCCCAGGAGTGCTACAAGCGGTCCTACGTTAAGTCCTACTCGTACGTGGCCCGAGACTGCTTCTTTATCGCCGTTTTTGCCTACATGGCCTACGCGTACCTGCCTCTTATTCCCTCGGCTTCCGGCCGAGCTGTGGCCTGGGCCATGTACTCCATTGTCCAGGGTCTGTTTGGCACCGGTCTGTGGGTTCTTGCCCACGAGTGTGGCCACTCTGCTTTCTCCGACTCTAACACCGTCAACAACGTCACCGGATGGGTTCTGCACTCCTCCATGCTGGTCCCTTACTACGCCTGGAAGCTGACCCACTCCATGCACCACAAGTCCACTGGTCACCTCACCCGTGATATGGTGTTTGTGCCCAAGGACCGAAAGGAGTTTATGGAGAACCGAGGCGCCCATGACTGGTCTGAGCTTGCTGAGGACGCTCCCCTCATGACCCTCTACGGCCTCATCACCCAGCAGGTGTTTGGATGGCCTCTGTATCTGCTGTCTAACGTTACCGGACAGAAGTAccccaagctcaacaaATGGGCTGTCAACCACTTCAACCCCAACGCCCCGctgtttgagaagaaggactgGTTCAACATCTGGATCTCTAACGTCGGTATTGGTATCACCATGTCCGTCATCGCATACTCCATCAACCGATGGGGCCTGGCTTCCGTCACCCTCTACTACCTGATCCCCTACCTGTGGGTCAACCACTGGCTCGTGGCCATCACCTACCTGCAGCACACCGACCCCACTCTGCCCCACTACCACGCCGACCAGTGGAACTTCACCCGAGGAGCCGCCGCCACCATCGACCGAGAGTTTGGCTTCATCggctccttctgcttccATGACATCATCGAGACCCACGTTCTGCACCACTACGTGTCTCGAATTCCCTTCTACAACGCCCGAATCGCCACtgagaagatcaagaaggtcaTGGGCAAGCACTACCGACACGACGACACCAACTTCATCAAGTCTCTTTACACTGTCGCCCGAACCTGCCAGTTTGTTGAAGGTAAGGAAGGCATTCAGATGTTTAGAAACGTCAATGGAGTCGGAGTTGCTCCTGACGGCCTGCCTTCTAAAAAGTAG
- a CDS encoding uncharacterized protein (Compare to YALI0B10175g, similar to uniprot|Q839Q1 Enterococcus faecalis EF0111 Oxidoreductase zinc-binding): MMKAAFTTGYGGPEKIEYAEDLPKPQLADEDHVMIKVAAASLNPIDGVRNRGYLRFLVSDKHPHIFGYDVAGVVEDAGPKADGFSVGDRVYSRIPLGPQGTVAEYVSVKGEFVSLAPSNVSLSDASSFPLVGLAVVQAFRAGNLKNGQTIFISKGAGGVGTFAIQLAKHVYGCHVITTATEDKAQLLRDLGADVVIDYTKVNFRQVVKNVDFSFDVSNEPYAHAAITKRGGYVVALRGIPSPEAIHDTFNYEVPFVLAKALKVVNVTAYAIRRLYGVQYHAFSGRPSGADLAEIKEYIEKGQIKPVIDTMFDIRNARQAMEKVEGGHSTGKVVVRVDTSVDM; this comes from the coding sequence ATGATGAAAGCAGCTTTCACAACAGGATACGGTGGTCCTGAGAAGATCGAGTACGCTGAGGATCTGCCAAAACCCCAGCTTGCCGACGAAGACCACGTCATGATCAAAGTAGCAGCTGCCTCGCTGAATCCCATTGACGGTGTTCGAAACAGGGGCTATCTGCGGTTCTTAGTGTCCGACAAGCACCCTCATATCTTCGGGTACGACGTGGCAGGCGTTGTTGAGGATGCGGGCCCTAAGGCAGACGGGTTCAGCGTGGGTGACAGAGTCTACAGTCGGATCCCACTTGGCCCTCAAGGTACTGTGGCGGAATATGTGAGTGTCAAGGGAGAGTTTGTATCACTTGCACCTTCAAACGTGTCTCTTTCCGACGCCAGCAGTTTCCCTCTGGTGGGTTTGGCTGTGGTACAGGCTTTTCGAGCTGGCAACCTGAAGAATGGCCAGACCATCTTCATCTCAAAAGGTGCTGGTGGAGTCGGCACTTTTGCGATCCAGCTGGCCAAACATGTGTATGGCTGCCACGTCATCACAACAGCCACCGAGGACAAGGCGCAGCTACTGCGGGACCTGGGCGCAGACGTTGTGATTGACTACACAAAGGTGAATTTTCGCCAGGTGGTCAAGAACGTGGACTTCAGCTTCGACGTGTCCAACGAGCCTTATGCCCACGCCGCCATCACGAAGCGAGGGGGCTACGTGGTTGCTCTGAGAGGTATTCCGTCTCCTGAAGCTATTCACGACACGTTCAACTATGAGGTTCCGTTTGTGCTCGCCAAGGCGCTCAAGGTAGTGAATGTTACTGCATACGCCATTCGACGGCTATATGGAGTGCAATATCATGCTTTCTCGGGTCGACCTTCCGGAGCCGATCTGGCTGAAATCAAGGAGTACATCGAGAAAGGCCAGATCAAGCCCGTTATTGATACCATGTTTGATATTCGCAATGCCCGACaggccatggagaaggtggagggtGGTCATTCCACCGGCAAAGTCGTTGTGAGGGTTGATACTAGTGTTGACATGTAG
- a CDS encoding uncharacterized protein (Compare to YALI0B10197g, similar to Saccharomyces cerevisiae MSH3 (YCR092C); ancestral locus Anc_6.372, similar to uniprot|P25846 Saccharomyces cerevisiae YHR120w MSH1 DNA mismatch repair protein mitochondrial) — protein sequence MKRVSQKVLRRVNVLSRGIHVTRTSRQQPYTPHQAWPTSSEIVAFKTGKAARKKFQTTSETIELVELESTVLEDDNVTGLPPSKGLSEVSPSDVVSGVFSVMSQYPDSVVLTQVGSFYEFYGSHADKWGSELHLKVGKKTYNKGKLTSMTGFPLTQLAKYLKILVETYQQKVVICEQVETDDSSTSLMFSRPVTRIYTPGTLIDEDFLPTNRYNYLMSIWIAPESIRRPDETKDVAETPVGICWLDVSLGTCSVSRSSLGNLASDIARIKPQEIVMEKRMKELELENGEFYPELVELRSAPLSYSQPATSTTDFEFEPFFRVPKAYINDTLTQIDSHALKALAMALEYSKSHFPLGTLTFDPPNVELSTEHIMKIDSRSIEALELFKTMRDARTKGSLLSTLNGTKTDAGTRCLTEWLSAPLNHKQEIERRLDSVETFKTRNPLSLSLSAQMAQVKDILRIANMFAINRGKPYQLLEFADSCLLVNDMYHRLQTEHAKSALPESLLEQMERLKQVPMDLVETIYSTIERRDVDTSLSESSGSGEESESSEFSFGQLECEIRPEASPKMTKLCKTLDKLHNKKTQLQEDIVEEMTKLFPKFRSSRRKVELKVNVMGPVVSISGRPNNMPDQFMGCEVTKRKSLCSFVFPEWVKLAQNMDDVHVKIRQEAKTILDGLMENIKDKHQDIRAVGASLAYIDTVISLANLANEFNMVRPTTVESGPTEIVDGRHLTVQHSLRVGGTQFVSNTCRLDPEDQYVWVVSGPNMGGKSTFLRQNAIIVLLAQMGSFVPAKSAQIGLVDRLFVRAGVADDLFRNKSSFMVEMIETSVILRQAGPKSMVILDEVGRGTSFRDGIAVAYATLDYLYRFSKSRVLFATHFANEITNLFPDNYDTSGIAYYMSEVLEKEDYSSKNLLAVDPFQRTAHSLYSLTLEGVQFTRRIVPGISQDSHGIQIAQAAGFPKEAVESALEVVAKSK from the coding sequence ATGAAAAGGGTCTCTCAGAAGGTTCTGAGACGGGTCAACGTGTTATCACGTGGcattcacgtgacgcgGACCTCTCGACAGCAACCGTACACTCCTCACCAGGCCTGGCCCACGAGTTCGGAGATTGTGGCCTTCAAGACTGGCAAGGCCGCTCGCAAGAAGTTCCAGACAACCTCGGAGACGATAGAGTTGGTAGAACTCGAATCGACGGTTTTGGAAGATGACAATGTAACTGGTCTTCCGCCTTCAAAGGGTCTCAGTGAGGTGTCGCCGTCGGATGTGGTTTCTGGTGTGTTTTCGGTGATGAGCCAGTATCCGGACAGCGTTGTTTTGACACAGGTGGGCTCATTTTACGAATTTTATGGCTCTCATGCGGACAAATGGGGCTCGGAACTGCATCTGAAGGTGGGAAAGAAGACCTACAACAAGGGCAAGCTCACTAGCATGACTGGGTTCCCTCTGACACAGCTGGCCAAGTACCTGAAGATTCTGGTTGAGACGTACCAGCAGAAGGTGGTGATATGTGAGCAGGTTGAAACAGATGATTCCAGCACAAGTTTGATGTTTTCAAGACCTGTGACTCGTATCTACACCCCAGGAACGCTTATTGATGAGGACTTCCTACCTACAAACAGATACAACTACCTGATGAGCATTTGGATTGCTCCCGAGTCGATAAGACGCCCCGATGAGACCAAAGACGTGGCTGAAACTCCCGTAGGAATCTGCTGGCTGGATGTTTCGCTGGGAACGTGTTCTGTGTCCCGATCTAGTCTTGGAAATCTTGCATCTGATATTGCGCGCATCAAACCCCAGGAGATTGTCATGGAAAAACGAATGAAGGAACTGGAGCTTGAGAACGGCGAGTTTTACCCcgagttggtggagttgcGGTCGGCTCCTCTGTCATACTCTCAGCCAGCTACTTCTACTACCGATTTCGAGTTCGAGCCGTTTTTCCGGGTTCCAAAAGCTTACATTAATGACACTCTCACCCAAATTGATAGTCatgctctcaaggcccTTGCTATGGCTTTGGAGTACTCGAAATCGCATTTCCCGCTTGGAACTCTCACTTTCGATCCTCCCAATGTCGAGCTGTCGACCGAACATATTATGAAGATTGACTCGAGAAGTatcgaggctctggagctgttcaagaCCATGAGAGACGCTCGAACCAAGGGTTCCTTGCTGTCTACCCTCAACGGAACGAAAACGGATGCTGGAACACGGTGTCTGACAGAGTGGCTATCAGCTCCTTTGAACCACAAGCAAGAGATTGAGAGACGACTGGACTCAGTGGAGACATTCAAAACACGTAATCCGCTGTCGTTGTCACTATCGGCTCAAATGGCCCAGGTCAAAGACATTCTTCGAATTGCCAACATGTTTGCCATTAACAGAGGTAAGCCTTaccagctgctcgagtTTGCAGACAGCTGTTTGCTTGTAAACGATATGTATCATCGATTACAAACCGAACACGCGAAATCTGCTCTTCCAGAGTCGCTACTTGAGCAAATGGAACGTCTGAAACAGGTTCCTATGGATTTAGTCGAGACTATTTATTCTACCATTGAACGGAGAGATGTGGACACGTCATTGTCGGAAagttctggatctggagaagaatCTGAGTCTTCTGAGTTCTCTTTCGGACAGCTGGAGTGTGAGATTCGTCCTGAGGCATCCCCCAAGATGACAAAGCTGTGCAAGACTCTGGACAAACTGCATAACAAAAAGACACAGCTTCAGGAGGacattgtggaggagatgacgaAGCTGTTCCCTAAGTTTCGGTCATCCAGACGCAAGGTGGAGCTCAAGGTGAATGTTATGGGCCCGGTGGTATCAATCTCTGGACGTCCCAATAACATGCCTGACCAGTTCATGGGCTGTGAAGTTACCAAACGAAAGTCTTTGTGTTCGTTTGTGTTTCCTGAGTGGGTCAAACTGGCTCAGAATATGGACGATGTCCATGTCAAGATCAGACAGGAGGCCAAAACGATATTGGACGGGCTGATGGAGAATATCAAGGACAAGCATCAGGATATCCGAGCTGTAGGCGCGTCTTTAGCCTACATTGACACTGTCATTTCCCTGGCTAATCTAGCAAATGAATTCAACATGGTTCGACCGACTACTGTCGAATCAGGGCCCACTGAGATTGTCGACGGACGTCATTTGACTGTTCAACATTCGTTGAGGGTAGGAGGAACGCAGTTTGTGTCCAATACGTGCCGCCTGGACCCCGAAGATCAATATGTGTGGGTTGTCAGTGGCCCCAACATGGGCGGAAAATCGACTTTTCTGCGTCAGAACGCCATAATCGTGCTGCTGGCTCAAATGGGCTCGTTTGTGCCTGCGAAATCGGCTCAGATTGGTTTGGTGGACCGACTATTTGTGCGAGCTGGTGTGGCCGACGACCTGTTCCGAAACAAGTCGTCCTtcatggtggagatgattgaGACTTCTGTCATCTTGCGTCAAGCAGGACCCAAATCTATGGTTATCCTGGACGAAGTAGGACGAGGAACATCCTTCAGAGATGGTATTGCTGTCGCATACGCTACGCTGGATTACCTGTACCGTTTTTCCAAGTCCAGAGTTCTGTTTGCGACCCATTTTGCTAACGAGATCACAAATTTGTTCCCTGACAACTACGACACTTCCGGAATTGCATACTACATGTCTGAAGTGCTTGAAAAGGAGGACTACTCCAGCAAGAATCTGCTAGCAGTAGACCCTTTCCAGCGGACAGCTCACAGTCTGTACTCTCTGACCCTAGAGGGAGTGCAGTTCACCAGACGAATTGTACCGGGTATCAGCCAGGACTCGCATGGAATCCAGATTGCCCAAGCTGCGGGGTTTCCCAAGGAGGCCGTGGAAAGTGcattggaggtggtggccAAATCCAAGTAG
- a CDS encoding uncharacterized protein (Compare to YALI0B10219g, similar to Saccharomyces cerevisiae NAF1 (YNL124W); ancestral locus Anc_2.146, some similarities with CAGL0L04114g Candida glabrata and uniprot|P53919 Saccharomyces cerevisiae YNL124W Hypothetical 54.9 kDa protein in SPC98-TOM70 intergenic region), with protein sequence MSETGSNLDPANVDATTLPPIGVPEAPAQAASPHLATEEPSPDTVQLAAVDEVDHQQTASIATSAASQLPIMEPAVMDAGSEAAQVDVMAVDANEPASNLGDPAADSRPIANGETTQTNMANLDPPQNEVRTMANGETMAVTYADLGGPSDEINSEPAKDIKTAADGETIAASSANLGPEESAQTVEPVAEIMVEPAQIKTAIDGEITAETSADLGGVADSAGTVKSVTDGETLASTSADLGGPAEGNLEPANVNIATDGETIASTSADLGGPAADVNMADVKTATDGETKGESEGKIDPDTERKEQPGDIVVDTGDAIDRALAEEAAEASDSSSDSSSDDSSSDDSDSESDGDPEETNVAGEEEEDSTGPLKTANEQIDEPIPQLPEGFAISEKTAIEHVGTLQSVTNRTAVIKATVSGEFRVLGDDTIFCFEDKTIVGVLFETFGLVKMPFYSVRVSSDEEAAALKEKVGSPIYYVAGHANFLYTDRIKSIKGSDASNNYDEEVPEEEQEFSDDQAEMEVKSARKKKKKAKKRADGGENEDAPKEVKRQRNDRYKERTDNRQGGGNNYNSDSRYHNNNHGSGYSNSNNQNNNNQMYPLMPGGMSFPGMGMGMGMPPMPPMPGMSPLPGMPPMPGMPMMPPGMPFMAPDQMLQMQQHFAQMQQQQQQQAMSQGMSQQQMQQWQLQQLQMQQAAMFPPPNNSNNRHNDQGQGHQDRNNPRPYS encoded by the coding sequence ATGAGCGAAACTGGATCGAATTTAGATCCCGCCAACGTGGACGCCACGACATTGCCTCCGATTGGCGTTCCTGAAGCTCCGGCGCAAGCGGCATCTCCGCATTTGGCTACTGAAGAGCCTTCTCCCGACACAGTCCAATTAGCAGCTGTTGATGAAGTTGATCATCAGCAGACTGCTTCTATCGCTACTTCTGCTGCCTCCCAGCTGCCTATAATGGAGCCTGCTGTGATGGATGCTGGCTCTGAAGCTGCTCAGGTGGATGTCATGGCTGTTGATGCTAATGAGCCTGCAAGTAATCTTGGTGATCCTGCTGCTGACAGCCGACCTATCGCCAATGGAGAGACGACCCAGACCAACATGGCTAATTTGGATCCTCCTCAGAACGAGGTCAGAACCATGGCCAACGGAGAGACCATGGCTGTGACCTATGCTGACTTGGGGGGTCCTTCTGATGAGATCAACTCAGAGCCTGCAAAAGACATCAAGACTGCTGCAGATGGAGAAACTATCGCTGCATCTTCTGCCAATCTTGGTCCTGAAGAATCTGCTCAGACCGTTGAGCCTGTCGCCGAGATCATGGTTGAACCCGCCCAGATTAAGACAGCAATTGATGGAGAAATTACTGCTGAGACGTCAGCTGATTTAGGTGGAGTTGCGGACTCTGCTGGTACGGTTAAGTCAGTCACTGATGGAGAGACGTTGGCTTCAACTTCTGCTGATCTCGGAGGACCTGCTGAAGGGAATCTTGAGCCTGCTAACGTGAATATAGCTACTGATGGAGAAACCATTGCCTCTACATCGGCTGATCTTGGAGGACCTGCGGCTGATGTGAACATGGCTGATGTGAAAACGGCTACCGACGGTGAAACGAAGGGCGAATCTGAAGGCAAGATTGATCCTGATACTGAGAGGAAGGAACAACCTGGAGACATAGTTGTTGACACTGGAGATGCTATTGATCGCGCTCtggctgaggaggctgctgaggctTCTGATTCGTCGTCAGACTCTTCGTCAGATGATTCTTCGTCAGATGACTCTGATTCCGAGTCGGATGGAGACCCTGAAGAGACCAATGTGGCtggcgaggaggaggaggattcTACTGGACCTCTCAAGACTGCCAACGAGCAGATTGATGAACCCATCCCCCAGCTCCCCGAGGGATTCGCCATCAGCGAAAAGACTGCCATTGAGCATGTGGGAACCCTCCAGTCGGTGACCAACAGAACAGCTGTGATCAAGGCCACCGTCTCTGGGGAGTTCCGGGTTCTTGGAGACGACACAATCTTCTGTTTCGAAGACAAGACCATTGTGGGAGTTCTGTTTGAGACCTTTGGACTTGTCAAGATGCCCTTTTACTCTGTGCGGGTCAGCTCGGATGAAGAGGCTGCTGCCCTGAAGGAAAAGGTCGGGTCTCCCATCTACTATGTTGCTGGACACGCCAACTTTCTGTATACAGATCGAATCAAGAGCATTAAGGGCTCAGATGCGTCCAATAactacgacgaggaggtacccgaggaggagcaggagttTTCCGATGACCAGGCCGAGATGGAGGTCAAGTCTgctcgaaagaagaagaagaaggccaagaagcgagcTGATGGAGGGGAGAACGAGGACGCTcccaaggaggtcaagagACAGAGGAACGACCGGTACAAGGAACGAACGGATAACAGGCAGGGAGGAGGTAACAACTACAACAGCGACAGCCGATaccacaacaacaaccatGGCAGTGGATACAGtaacagcaacaaccagAACAATAACAATCAAATGTATCCACTAATGCCTGGAGGAATGAGTTTCCCGGGGATGGGCATGGGCATGGGCATGCCACCTATGCCTCCCATGCCCGGTATGTCTCCCTTGCCCGGTATGCCTCCAATGCCCGGCATGCCTATGATGCCACCTGGAATGCCGTTTATGGCCCCAGACCAGATGCTGCAGATGCAACAGCACTTTGCGCAGatgcaacaacagcagcagcagcaggccaTGTCTCAGGGCAtgtctcagcagcagatgcaACAgtggcagctccagcagctccagatgCAGCAGGCAGCCATGTTCCCCCCTCcaaacaacagcaacaaccgGCATAATGACCAGGGTCAAGGTCACCAGGATAGAAATAACCCCAGACCCTATTCCTAG